The genomic window GCGCCGCCGCGCGCCCTCCTCCGCGCCCGGCTCCGCCCTCGGCCCCGATCTCGGCACCTCCGGCGGTTGCCGAAGGATCGCAGGGGCATTGTGCTGCTCGCCGACGGTTCGCCGCCTCTGCGACCGTTCCGGCCTACGGTCCGGAGTGCGGTGGTCCGTCCGGATGATCCGCCGGAGGAGCGGCGGGCGGGGTCGGGAGGAGCCGGGGTGGGGTTGGCTGAGGGGGGTCGCATGGAAGAATCGGCGCAGGTCCCGCCGCCGCGACCGGTCCACCGCGCGGTGCCCGGCGTCCGGCCGTCCGGTCGGTGCCTGCGGGTCCGGTTTCGCCACCGCCGTCGAGATCGCACAGGAGCCTGTGATGGACGCCGTGTTCTCCGTACCCGAGCCGCGCAACGAGCCGGTACGCACCTACGAGCCGGGCAGCGCCGACCGGGAGCGGCTTCAGCGGCGGCTCACCGAGCTGGCCGCCGAGCGGATCGACCTGCCGATGACCATCGCCGGCGAGCAGCGGATGGCCGCCGGCGAGTCGATCAAGGTGGTCCAGCCGCACAAGCACGCGCACGTGCTCGGCGTCACCGGCCACGCCACCCACGACGACGCCCGCGCCGCGGTCAAGGCCGCCAAGGACGCCGCCCCGATGTGGCGCGCGCTGCCGTTCGAGGAGCGGGCCGCGATCTTCCTGCGCGCCGCCGAGCTGCTCGCCGGCCCCTGGCGGGACACCCTGAACGCGGCCACCATGCTCGGCCAGTCCAAGACCGCCGTCCAGGCCGAGATCGACGCGGCCTGCGAGTTCATCGACTTCCTCCGGTTCAACGTGCACTTCGCCCGGAAGCTGCTGGAGGAGCAGCCGATGTCCTCGCCGGGGGTGTGGAACCGCTTCGACCACCGCCCGCTGGAGGGCTTCGTCTACGCGGTCACCCCGTTCAACTTCACCGCGATCGCCGGCAACCTGCCCTCGGCGCCGGCCCTGCTCGGCAACACCGTGGTCTGGAAGCCGGGCCCGACCCAGCAGTTCGCGGCGCACTTCACCATGCGGCTCTTCGAGGCGGCCGGCCTGCCCCCGGGCGTGATCAACATGGTCACCGGGCGCGGCGAGGAGGTCTCCGACGTCGTGCTGGCCGACCCGGACCTGGCCGGCATCCACTTCACCGGCTCCACCAAGGTCTTCCACCAGCTGTGGAGGACCGTTGGCGAGAACATCGCCGGCTACCGGGGCTACCCGCGCCTGGTCGGCGAGACCGGCGGCAAGGACTTCGTGGTCGCGCACACCAGCGCCGACGTGGACGCCCTGCACACCGCGCTCATCCGCGGCGCCTACGAGTACCAGGGCCAGAAGTGTTCGGCCGCCTCGCGGGCGTACGTCCCGCGGTCGCTCTGGGAGGGCGGCCTGCGCGACCGGCTGGCCGTCACCACCGACTCGCTGACCTACGGCGACGTCACCGACTTCCGCAACTTCGGCGGCGCGGTCATCGACGACAAGGCGTTCAGCCGGCACACCGCCGCGCTGGAGCTGATCTCCGACGACCCCAGCTGCCGGATCCTGGCCGGCGGCACCGCCGACGACTCGGTCGGGTACTTCGTCCGGCCGACGCTCTTCGAGTGCTCCGACGCCGCGCACGAGACCTTCACCACCGAGTACTTCGGCCCGATCCTCGGCGTGCACGTCTTCGACGACGCCCGCTTCGACGACGCGGTCGCCCAGGCCGAGTCGATCGCGCCGTACGCGCTGACCGGGTCGATCTTCGCGAACGACCGCCGGGTGGTCGACGCGGTGGCGGAGAAGATGCGGTACGCGGCCGGCAACTTCTACATCAACGACAAGCCGACCGGCGCGGTGGTCGGGCAGCAGCCCTTCGGCGGTGCCCGGGCCAGCGGCACCAACGACAAGGCCGGCTCCTGGCACAACCTGGTGCGCTGGATGTCGCCGCGGACGATCAAGGAGACCTTCGTCCCGCCGACCGACCACACGTACCCGCACATGGGCTGAACCGGCGACGGCCGCCGGTGGCGCGCGGAGCGTCACCGGCGGCTCGGCCGGGCCCCGGGACGACGTCCGGCGGAGGGTATCGATGGTCCTCGGCGGACTGTCGTCCGCCGACAGTGCACATTGGAAGCCCCATCGGGTGGCGAAAACGGCAAATCCTGGACGCCGGGTCGGCAAAGTGGCAGCTTAGAGGGCATGGCGGAATCCGGAGTCAACCCCACGGCGGCAGCCCTGCTCGGCCTGCTGCACGAGGGCCCGATGACAGGCGGCCAGCTGATGGCCGCCGCTGAACGGCGGCTGGCGCCGTACTGGTCGATGACCCGCAGTCAGGTCTACCGCGAGTTGCCGGTGCTGGCCGAGCGGGGTTTCGTGCGGCTCGGCAAGCCCGGGCCGCGGATGAGTCAGCCGTACGCGATCACCGCGGCCGGGAAACGGACATTTTCCCGCTGGCTGGCGGAGAACCCGGGGCGGGACACCATCCGCAACCCGATCGCGCTGCGGATCGCCTTCGGCAACCTGCACTCGGCGAGCCAGCTGAAGAACCTGTACGCGTCGGCGAACGAGTATCACACCGAGGCCCTCGCGGCGGTCCGGGAACAGGTGAAGAACGCCAAGAAGGAGGGCGACACCTACGACGCCAGCGCGCTGGAGTTCGCCGTCGCCTACCACAAGGCCGCCCTGTCCTGGCTCAAGAGCGCCCCGGTCGGCTGACCTGCTCCGGCGGGTCGGGCGGCTGAGGTGAACGGACCGCCGGGAGCCAAGTACGCTTGTCTGTCGTGACCGCTGCCGATTACGCCGAACAGCTCAAGGAACTCGACGCCACCCTCCGCAACATCGAGGCCGTCCTCAACCTGGACCGGCTGCACGAGCAGAAGGCCCGGCTCGAGGAGCAGGCGTCCGCGCCGGACCTCTGGGACGACCAGGCCAAGGCCCAGCACGTGACCTCGCAGCTGTCGTACGTCAACGGCGAGATCAGCAAGCTGGGCAGCCTCCGCTCCCGGCTCGACGACGCCGGCGTGCTGCTGGAGCTGGCGGAGGCGGAGTCCGACCCGGGGGTGCTCTCCGAGGTCGAGAGCGAGATCACCGGGCTGACCAAGGCCATCCAGGAGATGGAGGTCCGCACCCTGCTCTCCGGCGAGTACGACTCGCGGGAGGCGCTGGTCGCCATCCGGGCCGGCGCCGGTGGCGTGGACGCGGCGGACTTCGCCGAGATGCTGCTCCGGATGTACCTGCGCTGGGCCGAGCGGCACGGCTACCCGACCGAGGTCTACGAGACCTCGTACGCCGAGGAGGCCGGCCTCAAGTCCGCCACCTTCACGGTGAAGGTGCCCTACGCCTACGGCACGCTCAGCGTCGAGTCGGGCACCCACCGCCTGGTCCGGATCAGCCCGTTCGACAACCAGGGCCGCCGGCAGACCAGCTTCGCGGGCGTCGAGGTGCTGCCGGTGGTGGAGCAGACCGACCACATCGAGATCCCCGAGAACGAGATGCGGATCGACGTTTACCGCTCCTCGGGCCCCGGCGGGCAGAGCGTCAACACCACCGACTCGGCGGTGCGGATCACCCACATCCCGACCGGCATCGTGGTCACCTGCCAGAACGAGAAGTCCCAGCTGCAGAACAAGGCCTCCGCGCTGCGGGTGCTCCAGGCCCGACTGCTGGAGCGCAAGCGCCAGGAGGAGCAGGCCAAGATGGCGGGCCTGAAGACCGAGGCCGCCGGGTCGTGGGGCGACCAGATGCGGTCGTACGTCCTGCACCCGTATCAGATGGTGAAGGATCTGCGTACGGAGCAGGAGACGGGCAATCCGTCCTCGGTCTTCGACGGCGAGCTGGACAGCTTCATCGAGGCGGGCATCCGCTGGCGCAAGCAGCAGCAGATGGCCGGCGACACTGCGTGATCGCCTGAGGGCGGAGCGCGTCATCGATCTCCATGTCAGGCGGTAAATGGATGACGCGCTCGCTCCTGAGGGGGCGGGGGGCTTGGCTCTCCGGTTACACCGCGTAGACTCTCGACCCGTGATTCAGCTTGAGCAAGTGACGAAGACGTACCCGAAGGCGTCGCGGCCTTCGCTCGACAACGTGTCCGTCTCGATCGAGAAGGGCGAGTTCGTCTTCTTCATCGGTCCATCCGGCTCCGGCAAGTCCACGATCATCAAGATGCTGCTCCACGAGGTCAGCCCCAACAAGGGGCGCGTCGTCGTGAACGGCAAGGACGTCACCTCGATGCGTTCCTGGAAGCGACCCCACTTCCGGCGTTCCATCGGCTGTGTCTTCCAGGACTTCCGGCTGCTGCCCAACCGCACCGCGTACGAGAACGTGGCGTTCGCCCTCGAGGTGATCGGCAAGACCAAGGCGGTCGCCCGCCGGGTCGTGCCGGAGGTGCTGGAGCTGGTCGGGCTCGGTGGCAAGGAGCACCGCTACCCGCACGAGCTCTCCGGTGGTGAGCAGCAGCGGGTCGCTGTTGCCCGGGCGTTCGTGAACCGTCCGCTGATCCTGCTGGCGGACGAGCCGACCGGAAACCTGGACCCGGACACCTCGATCGAGATCATGCGCCTGCTGGACCGGATCAACCGCACCGGCACCACCGTCGTGATGGTCACGCACGACTCGAACATCGTGAACCAGATGCGCCGCCGCGTCGTCGAGATCGAGAGCGGCCGCATCGTGCGCGACCAGGCCCGCGGCGTCTACGGCTGAACCGGCGCTCGGCCGCGAGCCGTAGACCCTGACGACGAACACCTCATGCCGGAGAGCCGGAGGAATTCCCGATGCGCGTGAAATACGTCCTGTCCGAGGTACTGGTCGGACTGTGGCGCAACGTCACAATGACCATCGCCATGATCATCACGCTGGCGGTGTCACTGTTCATGCTGGGCGGCAGCGGTCTGCTGTTCCAGAAGGTCGGCGACATGAAGGACCTCTACTACGAGAACATCGAGGTCTCGATCTTCCTGAAGACCGACGTCAGCAAGCCGCAAGTTGACGCGCTCGACGCCAAGCTCAGTAGCGATCCGCTGGTCAAGGACTCCACGTACGTCAACAAGGAGGAGGCGTACAAGCGGTTCCAACAGATGTACGCCGACGCTCCGGACCTGGTGAACGCGGTCAAGCCGGACCAGCTGCCCGAGTCGTTCCGGCTCAAGCTGAACAACCCCGAGCAGTACAAGAACATCTACGACCAGTACAAGGACACCGAGGGCGTCGACGAGATCGTCGACCAGAGCAAACTGCTCGACAAGGTCTTCGGCGTCCTCACCGGGATCCAGAACTTCGCGCTGGCCATCGCGATCGTGATGGCGATCGCCGCGCTGCTCCTGGTGGCCAACACCATCCAGGTGGCCGCCTACAGCAAGCGGCGTGAGGTCGCGGTCATGAAGCTCGTCGGCGCCTCCAACTGGTTCATCCAGGCGCCGTTCGTGCTGGAGGCCGTGGTCGCCGGCCTGATCGGTTCGATCCTCGGCCTGGTCGCGCTGGCCGCCCTGAAGGTCTTCGCCAGCGGCGGGTCGATGCAGGCCCTGGAGGGCCTGATCACGCCGGTCTCGTGGGGGGACATCTTCCTGATGTTCCCGTTCATGGCGGGCGTCGGTGGTCTGGTCAGCGCCATCACCGCCTGGGTCACGCTCCGGTTCTACCTGCGCGTCTAGTCGCACACCGGCTCTCCGAGGACCCTCCCGCGCCTGGAATAAACGGCGCGGGAGGGTCCTTGTCATTCGGGTAGCATGATCTCCGCCCCGCGGCCGGCCACCGGTCGTGGGTCATTCGGAAGGGGGTGGCGCCGATGCCACGGGAAAAGGGTCGCAAGGTGGTCGCCTCCAACAAGAAGGCGCGGCACGACTACGCCATCCTCGACACGTACGAGGCGGGCATGGCGCTGACCGGCACCGAGGTCAAGTCGCTGCGGGCCGGGCGGGCGTCGCTGGTCGACGCGTTCGCCCAGGAGCGCAACGGCGAGCTCTACCTGCACGCCATGCACATCCCGGAGTACACCCAGGGCACCTGGACCAACCACGAGCCCCGGCGTACCCGCAAGCTGCTGCTCAACCGGCTGGAGATCGACCGGCTGATCGGCAAGACCCGCGAAGGCGGCCTGACCATGGTGCCGTTGCAGGTCTACTTCTCGGACGGCTGGGCCAAGGTGGAGATCGCCCTGGCCAAGGGTAAGAAGTCGTACGACAAGCGGCAGGACCTCGCCAAGCGGGACGCGGACCGGGAGATCGCCCGGGTGGCCGGCCGGCGTGGCAAGGGAATGGATGAGTGATTTGTCCGCTATGTCCCGGTCGGCACGCCCGGCCCGGGGCTCGGGATGAAACCCGTTGCGGCAGGCGTTAGGCTTGTCAGTGCCACCACGAAGGTGGCCCGTCGAGGGGGTGACTGGTTTCGACTTCGTACGTTGCGGCAGGGGAAGCGAGCCGAGGAAGCCGACGTCGTCTCGAGAATCGTTCGTCGGAAACCAATAAGCGCCAAGAACAATCGCGCTGACTTCGCTCTCGCCGCCTGAGGCGAGTAGTGAGTCTGTCGGCCTGGGAGCGCCTTCGACCCAGTTAGCCGGCATCAGCTAGAAGGCTGGCCAACCGGACCCGGTCGCGGGGTCCGTGCGGCGAGATTAATCAGCGACTGGGCCCGTCACACCAACTTGCTCGCGTGAGCGGTGGGGCCGAGTAGAGGCACAGCGAGCTGCGCTCGGAGAAGCCCTGACAAACCGGCGAAGGACCCGGGTTCGATTCCCGGCACCTCCACCACCTGAACTGTGCGCCCCGGTCCACCTGGACCGGGGCGCACAGTCGTCTCCGGACCCCACCCCCGGCGGTCCACCCCCGTTGCCCGGCCGGCCTAGGCTGCCCCCTGTGACGAACGAGAAGCTCCGCCTGTCGGTGGGCGCCGCGCCCGGGCAACGCGTGTTCGCGGCGGTGGTGGGCGTCCTCTTCGCCGGCTTCGGCACGGTCTTCGTGCTGCTGCCCGTGCTCGCCGACCGGCTGCTCGGCCGGCTCACCGGCTTCGGCGACCCGCTCCCGTCGTACGACGAGGCGCGGGACCTGCCGCCCGGCATGCTCCCGCCGGACCTCGCCGGCGGCACCGAAACGCCGGGACCCGGCCGGCTCATCGGCCTCTGCGGCGTCCCGTTCGTGCTGCTCGGGCTCTACCTCGTGCTGCGGGTGCTGCGCACCGCCGCCTGGTTGGAGGAGACCCGGGCCTCGGTCCGCGGCGCCCTGGGCACCCGCACCGTCGACCTGGCCACCGCCGAGGTCACCGCCGGGGCCGTCGCCCAGCGAATCGGGGACGAGTCGGTGGTCCGCGTGCCCACCGTGGTCGCCCGCGACCGGGGGACCGGCCGCCGGGTCACCATCCCGCTGCAGGGCATGGGATTGGCCACGCTCCCACCGTACGAGCTGCGGGCGCTCGCCGACGCGATCACCGCAGGGCGTCCGACCGGCGGCCGGGACGCCGACGCGCACGTCCTCGCCGGCCAGCTCCGCACCATGGCGGGCAACCCGCTGGGCCTGTGAGCACTTCTGGGGCCGGTGGGGCGGATGGGGCAGATGAGGCGTTCCCCGGCCCTGGACAGGGCCGTCGGCCGGGTTCACCATCGCTGTACGCGGTAGCGCAGCAGTGCGGGAGGTGCCCATGGTCACCGGTCCGATCCAGCAGCCGTCCACCGTTGTCGCGGCGGCCCGTCCGCCCGCGCGCCAGCACCGGCCCACCCACCTCGGCGACATCCACGCCCTCGCCCGGGCGCTCGCCGCGCCGGCCGGAGAACCCCGCTGGCGGGAGCGGCTGATCACCCGCCTCGACCCGGTCCGGCAGGGCTTCGCCGAGCACGTCCGGGTCACCGAGGGACCCACCGGCTTCTACGCGGAGCTGCTGCACCACGCCCCGCGCCTGGACCGGGGAGTCCGCCTGCTCACCCGGGAGCACGCCGCCATCGCCACGGCGATCACCGCCCTCCAGCACGTCGCCGAGCTGCCCGGGGTGCCGGACGAGGAGCTGTGCGGGCGGGCGGGACAGCTCCTGCGGGCGCTGCACCGGCACCGGCAGCGCGGCGCCGACCTGCTCTGGGAGGCGTACGAGGCCGACCTGGGCGGGGAGACCTGAGCGTGGGTCCCTCGCTGTGCCTGGTCCGGGCCGGCCCGGCCCGTCGATGCCCGGGGACGTGGGCGGAACCGGTGGGGCGGGCGTGGCGTCCAAGAGGCATGCGTCGCACGATCGCCCTGCTGGGGCTGCCCCTCCTGGTCGCCGCCGGCTGCGCCCCGGCCGGCTCCGGCCCGGCCGGCGGCGGGCGCTCCGCCGGCAGCCCCGACCACCGCTGGGAGGCATTCGACCAGCGGGCCGGCGAGGTGGCCGAGGCCTGGCGCCCCGGCCCGGCGTGGCGTACCGGGTACGTCCCGCTGCAGGACGCCACGGTGCTGACCGGCGACCCCGGCTTCGGCCCCGACACGGAGGCGGCGTTCCGGGCGGGCTGGTACCGCGACCAGATCGCGCTGCCCACCGCGAAGCCGGGCGACGGCACCGTCCGGTTCCCGGACGGGACGCTACGGGTGCCGCTGGTCAGTGCCGCCGTCGCGTACGCCCAGCTGGACCAGGGCGATCCGCCGGCCTGCGACGGTCGGCCGAAGGAACCCGGGCGGCCCAAGGACGGACCGACCATCGAACCCGGGCCGGACGGCTCGGTCAGCAGCCCCGCAGATCCGGGCGCCTGCATCCCGCTGACCGTGACCGCCGTACGGCTGGGCACCGCCCCCGTCCGGACCAGCCGGGGCGTCGCCGACGTGCCCGCCTGGCTCTTCACCGTGACGGAGCTGAAGGCCCCGGTGGCCCGGCTCGCCGTCGCGCCGAGCGCGGTCGCCGCCGTACCGGAGGGGGTGGCGCCGACCCGGCCGGCGCCCGACGGCGTGGTCGGTACGCAGGACCTCGCGGCGCCCGCCGAGGGCGCGCGGCTGACCTACCGGCTCGGGGTCGGCGCCTGCGACACCGGCATCACCCCGCTGGTGCTGGAGCGCGACGACGTGGTGGTGGTCGGCGGGGGCGTCACCCGCTCGACCGGCGGCTGCACCGACCAGCTGCTCATCCATCCGGTCACCGTCACGCTGCGGGCCCCGCTGGGCGTCCGACCGGTGCTCGACGTGCTCACCGGCGCGCCGCTGGTGGTCGGCCCGCGCTGACCCGCCCCAGGGCGGCGACGGCTACATGATGCGCGGCACCTCGGTGCTGATCGGCACCGGCAGGACCGTCGGCCGGTCGGCGGCGAGGGCCGCGCCCAGGGCGTCGCCGAGCCGGTCGAGCGGGTCCACCACCTCCGCCGCGCAGCCGTAGCCGTGCGCCACGGCGGCGACGTCCAGCCCGGGCAGGTCGAGCGCGGGCACCCCGGGCGTGTGCTTCAGCTCGGCGAAGGCCTTGAGAATCGCGTACTGGTGGTTGACCGGGACCAGCACGGGCAGCGGCAGCCGCAGCTGGGCGGCGGTCCAGAGCGCCTGCACCGAGTAGTGGAGCGAGCCGTCGCCGATCACCGCCACCACCGGCCGGCCGCGCCCGGTGTCCCGCTCCGCCAGCGCGATCCCCACCGCCGCCGGCAGCCCGAACCCCAGCCCACCGCTGGCCATCGTGAAGTACGACCCGGGTCGGGTGATCCGCAGCCGGCGGCGCAGCGCGGCGAGGTTGGACGGGGACTCCTGCACCAGCACCCCGTCGGCCGGCCAGTGCCGGGCCAGCGCGGCGAAGAGGGCGTCCGCGTTCGGCGGGCTCGACTCCGCGGGCGGCTCCGGCTCGGGGCGAGCGCCCGGGGCGGGGCGGTCCGTCGCCGGCAGCAGGTCCAGCAGGCCCGCCAGGGCCAGCCCGGCGTCGCCGAGCAGGCTCTCCCCGATCGGGGCCCGGGCCGACTCGTCCGGGTCGTCGGTGACGTGCAGCAGCCGCGCGTCGACCGGCAGGTAGTCGCCCGGCACGTGCGGGTAGTAGCGGAACACCGGCGCGCCGACCACCAGCACCGTGTCGTGGCCGCGCAGCGCCTCCGCCAGCGGCCCGATCGCGTACGGCAGCACGCCCCGGTAGTGCGGATGGTCCTCGGGGAAGACGGCCCGCTCCGGCGCCGGGGCGGACCAGACCGGCGCGGCCAGTCGTTCGGCCAGGGCGACCGCCGCCGGCCAGGCGCCGGCCCGGTCCACCGCCGCGCCGAGCACGAGCACCGGGGAGCGGCTGGCCGCCAGCACCGCGGCGAAGTCGCGCAGCCGCACCGGGTCCGGCGCGTACCGGGTGGCCACCTCCCGCACCTGCGGCGACGGGTCCGCCGGCCGGTCCCAGTCGTCCAGCGGCAGCGAGAGGAAGACCGGCCCGGCCGGGGGCTGCACGGCAGTCGCGTACGCCCGCATGAACGCCGCCGGGATGTCCTGCGCCCGGACCGGCTCGTAGCCCCACTTCACGTACGGCTGGGTGAGCTCCGCCGCCCGGCGGCTGGCCAGCCGGGGTTCGATCAGCAGCATCTCCCGGTTCTGCTGGCCAGCCGTGACGATGAGCGGGGTCTTGTTGTGCCAGGCGGTGACCAGGTTGCCCATGCCGTTGCCGGTGCCCGGGGCGGTGTGCAGGTTGACGTGGGCGGGCCTCCCGGTGGCCTGCGCGTACCCGTCGGCCATGGCCATCGCCGACGCCTCGTGCAGGGCGTGCACGTAGCGGAAGTCGGCCGGGAAGCCCTGCAGGAAGGGCTCCTCGGTGGAGCCGGGGTTGCCGAAGATGATGGTCAGATCCAGCTCGCGCAGCAGGTCGTACGTGGTGTCGCGAACCGTTGCCATCGCCGGCTGCCTCCGTCTGTTGTTGCGGCGCCGGAGACGGCTCGTGATCAGTCCCCCGACCAGCCGAATCTATCGGGGCGGGCCGGTCTTTTCGGGCACTTCCTAGGTCTCGCGGGGGCACCGGCCGTCAGGGCAGCGGGAACGGCAGCTTGATCCCGTCCAGCGCGTGGCCGCAGGGGCAGTCCCGCTCGGCGGGGAGCGCGGCCACCGCGTCCAGCAGCACCCCGCGCAGCCGGTCGGTGTTCTCCGCGAAGACCCGGAACACCTCCTCCTGGGTGACCGACTCGCCGCTCTCCACACCCGCGTCCAGGTCGGTGACGAGCGCGATCGAGGTGTAGCAGAGGGCCAGCTCGCGGGCGAGCACCGCCTCCGGGTGGCCGGTCATGTTGACCACCGACCCGCCGATCGCGGCGAACCAGCGGGACTCGGCCCGGGTGGAGAAGCGCGGCCCCTCGACCACCACCACCGTCCCCCCGTCGACCGCCGGCACGTCCCGGCCCGCCGCCGCGTCCAGCAGGGTGCGGCGGCCGGTGGGGCAGTACGGGTCGGCGAACGAGACGTGCACCGCCCCCCGGTCGTAGTAGGTCTGGGCGCGCCCGCTGGTCCGGTCGATGAGCTGATCCGGCACCACGAAGGTGCCCGGGCCGAGCTCCGGCCGCAGGCCGCCGACCGCGCAGGGGGCGAGCACCTGGCGTACCCCGAGGGAACGCAGCGCCCAGAGGTTGGCCCGGTAGGGGATCAGGTGCGGTGGGTAGCGGTGGTCGCGTCCGTGCCGGGGCAGGAAGGCCACCCGGCGACCGCCCACCTCGGCGATCGTGATCGCGCCCGACGGAGCCCCGTACGGCGTCTCCAGCACGTGTTCGGTGGCGCCGTCGAGCAGGGCGTAGAGCCCCGACCCACCGATCACCGCCAGCTCGGCCGTCGGCCCCATCGAAACTCCCTCAGTCATGTTCGATCACCCGCCCGTCAGACCTTAGCCAGCGTGCGGGGCGCAGGCTATGGTGCCAGGCATGGCGTTGACAGCGCGGACGGTCCACCGCGTCGGGCCCCCTGTCCCGGCGTGCGGGTGACGAATGTCCGACATGCAGGAGGGGCAGGCGATCGGTGGTCGGGCCATGGAGTCGATGACCGGACGGCTGCTGGTCGCGACTCCGACGCTGAAGGACCCGAACTTCGACCGTACGGTCGTGCTGCTGGTCGCCCACGAGCCCGGCGGCGCCCTCGGTGTGGTGCTGAACCGCGCCACCGAGGTGCCGGTCGCCGACGTCCTCGGGGACTGGAGTGACCTGGCCCGCCACCCCGCAGTGCTCTTCGAGGGCGGCCCGGTGCAGCCGGACTCGGCCATCTGCCTGGCCCGGATGCGGCACCCGATCAAGCCGGTGAAGGGCTTCCACCGGGTTTCCGGCGCGGTGGGCACGATCGACCTCTCGGTGGACCCGGAGCGGCTGCGGGACGCCGTCGGCGGCATCCGGGTCTTCGCCGGCTACTCGGGCTGGGGCGCGGGCCAGCTGGAGCGGGAGATCGAGGAGGGTTCCTGGTTCCTGCTCGACGCGCTGCCCGGCGACGCCTTCGTCGACCGGCCGGACGACCTGTGGCCGATGGTGCTGCGCCGGCAGGGCGGCATGATGGCGGCGGTGGCCCACTTCCCCCCGGACGTGGCCCTCAACTGAGCCCCACGCAGGGGCCCCCCGCGAGATGACCATGCCGACCGGCGTGTGTATAGTTCTCTGCGTGCCCGGGCGACCGGGACGACAGCAAGGGGCCGTGGCGCAGCTGGTAGCGCACCACACTGGCAGTGTGGGGGTCAGGGGTTCGAGTCCCCTCGGCTCCACCCTTGAAGCAGGCGATACAAACGCCCTGGTCAACACCGATACGGTGAAGGCCAGGGCGTTCGTCGTCTCGCCCTCTGCTCGGTCGAGATGCCAGATCCATGCCAGATCATGTGCCGGGGCGTCCTCTCGC from Micromonospora kangleipakensis includes these protein-coding regions:
- a CDS encoding S-methyl-5'-thioadenosine phosphorylase, coding for MGPTAELAVIGGSGLYALLDGATEHVLETPYGAPSGAITIAEVGGRRVAFLPRHGRDHRYPPHLIPYRANLWALRSLGVRQVLAPCAVGGLRPELGPGTFVVPDQLIDRTSGRAQTYYDRGAVHVSFADPYCPTGRRTLLDAAAGRDVPAVDGGTVVVVEGPRFSTRAESRWFAAIGGSVVNMTGHPEAVLARELALCYTSIALVTDLDAGVESGESVTQEEVFRVFAENTDRLRGVLLDAVAALPAERDCPCGHALDGIKLPFPLP
- the prfB gene encoding peptide chain release factor 2, translating into MTAADYAEQLKELDATLRNIEAVLNLDRLHEQKARLEEQASAPDLWDDQAKAQHVTSQLSYVNGEISKLGSLRSRLDDAGVLLELAEAESDPGVLSEVESEITGLTKAIQEMEVRTLLSGEYDSREALVAIRAGAGGVDAADFAEMLLRMYLRWAERHGYPTEVYETSYAEEAGLKSATFTVKVPYAYGTLSVESGTHRLVRISPFDNQGRRQTSFAGVEVLPVVEQTDHIEIPENEMRIDVYRSSGPGGQSVNTTDSAVRITHIPTGIVVTCQNEKSQLQNKASALRVLQARLLERKRQEEQAKMAGLKTEAAGSWGDQMRSYVLHPYQMVKDLRTEQETGNPSSVFDGELDSFIEAGIRWRKQQQMAGDTA
- the ftsX gene encoding permease-like cell division protein FtsX, with amino-acid sequence MRVKYVLSEVLVGLWRNVTMTIAMIITLAVSLFMLGGSGLLFQKVGDMKDLYYENIEVSIFLKTDVSKPQVDALDAKLSSDPLVKDSTYVNKEEAYKRFQQMYADAPDLVNAVKPDQLPESFRLKLNNPEQYKNIYDQYKDTEGVDEIVDQSKLLDKVFGVLTGIQNFALAIAIVMAIAALLLVANTIQVAAYSKRREVAVMKLVGASNWFIQAPFVLEAVVAGLIGSILGLVALAALKVFASGGSMQALEGLITPVSWGDIFLMFPFMAGVGGLVSAITAWVTLRFYLRV
- a CDS encoding YqgE/AlgH family protein, translated to MSDMQEGQAIGGRAMESMTGRLLVATPTLKDPNFDRTVVLLVAHEPGGALGVVLNRATEVPVADVLGDWSDLARHPAVLFEGGPVQPDSAICLARMRHPIKPVKGFHRVSGAVGTIDLSVDPERLRDAVGGIRVFAGYSGWGAGQLEREIEEGSWFLLDALPGDAFVDRPDDLWPMVLRRQGGMMAAVAHFPPDVALN
- the pruA gene encoding L-glutamate gamma-semialdehyde dehydrogenase — translated: MDAVFSVPEPRNEPVRTYEPGSADRERLQRRLTELAAERIDLPMTIAGEQRMAAGESIKVVQPHKHAHVLGVTGHATHDDARAAVKAAKDAAPMWRALPFEERAAIFLRAAELLAGPWRDTLNAATMLGQSKTAVQAEIDAACEFIDFLRFNVHFARKLLEEQPMSSPGVWNRFDHRPLEGFVYAVTPFNFTAIAGNLPSAPALLGNTVVWKPGPTQQFAAHFTMRLFEAAGLPPGVINMVTGRGEEVSDVVLADPDLAGIHFTGSTKVFHQLWRTVGENIAGYRGYPRLVGETGGKDFVVAHTSADVDALHTALIRGAYEYQGQKCSAASRAYVPRSLWEGGLRDRLAVTTDSLTYGDVTDFRNFGGAVIDDKAFSRHTAALELISDDPSCRILAGGTADDSVGYFVRPTLFECSDAAHETFTTEYFGPILGVHVFDDARFDDAVAQAESIAPYALTGSIFANDRRVVDAVAEKMRYAAGNFYINDKPTGAVVGQQPFGGARASGTNDKAGSWHNLVRWMSPRTIKETFVPPTDHTYPHMG
- the smpB gene encoding SsrA-binding protein SmpB, which produces MPREKGRKVVASNKKARHDYAILDTYEAGMALTGTEVKSLRAGRASLVDAFAQERNGELYLHAMHIPEYTQGTWTNHEPRRTRKLLLNRLEIDRLIGKTREGGLTMVPLQVYFSDGWAKVEIALAKGKKSYDKRQDLAKRDADREIARVAGRRGKGMDE
- the ftsE gene encoding cell division ATP-binding protein FtsE produces the protein MIQLEQVTKTYPKASRPSLDNVSVSIEKGEFVFFIGPSGSGKSTIIKMLLHEVSPNKGRVVVNGKDVTSMRSWKRPHFRRSIGCVFQDFRLLPNRTAYENVAFALEVIGKTKAVARRVVPEVLELVGLGGKEHRYPHELSGGEQQRVAVARAFVNRPLILLADEPTGNLDPDTSIEIMRLLDRINRTGTTVVMVTHDSNIVNQMRRRVVEIESGRIVRDQARGVYG
- a CDS encoding PadR family transcriptional regulator, with protein sequence MAESGVNPTAAALLGLLHEGPMTGGQLMAAAERRLAPYWSMTRSQVYRELPVLAERGFVRLGKPGPRMSQPYAITAAGKRTFSRWLAENPGRDTIRNPIALRIAFGNLHSASQLKNLYASANEYHTEALAAVREQVKNAKKEGDTYDASALEFAVAYHKAALSWLKSAPVG
- the mdlC gene encoding benzoylformate decarboxylase: MATVRDTTYDLLRELDLTIIFGNPGSTEEPFLQGFPADFRYVHALHEASAMAMADGYAQATGRPAHVNLHTAPGTGNGMGNLVTAWHNKTPLIVTAGQQNREMLLIEPRLASRRAAELTQPYVKWGYEPVRAQDIPAAFMRAYATAVQPPAGPVFLSLPLDDWDRPADPSPQVREVATRYAPDPVRLRDFAAVLAASRSPVLVLGAAVDRAGAWPAAVALAERLAAPVWSAPAPERAVFPEDHPHYRGVLPYAIGPLAEALRGHDTVLVVGAPVFRYYPHVPGDYLPVDARLLHVTDDPDESARAPIGESLLGDAGLALAGLLDLLPATDRPAPGARPEPEPPAESSPPNADALFAALARHWPADGVLVQESPSNLAALRRRLRITRPGSYFTMASGGLGFGLPAAVGIALAERDTGRGRPVVAVIGDGSLHYSVQALWTAAQLRLPLPVLVPVNHQYAILKAFAELKHTPGVPALDLPGLDVAAVAHGYGCAAEVVDPLDRLGDALGAALAADRPTVLPVPISTEVPRIM